A window from Apostichopus japonicus isolate 1M-3 chromosome 2, ASM3797524v1, whole genome shotgun sequence encodes these proteins:
- the LOC139978255 gene encoding uncharacterized protein isoform X2 — protein MCDSSSTICINTIGSYSCVCKVGFTGSAYSPPEQPTCQDQDECTYSHLCDSSSSTCMNTMGSYICICKSGYTGSPFTPGLPSTCTADVTPPVISGCPSDIFHTDEIGTTNFTVFWTEPTATDNSGTATFVYQSHSPGSGFLFGRNTVTYIYADPAGNNAVCTFDIIIQEADFTPPVISGCPSDIFRTVEIGALGVTVSWTEPTASDNSGTATLGNQSHPRRSSFLVGRTTVTYRYADPAGNEAVCTFDVIVQEASEPPSPPVYLVALVIPVLLIIILLVVIIKRIRRKPASESKPVDEQDVNAGVTDDPGYYIALDEQSRNTPAPKYQDLSEREAPTQVSRFERTIVETADATPKAIPRQGIKRQTDYQFEDVNLGETDVRKLPSVPQSDLQSEDDTEYEDPEMFEEYTGVYINTLRASKPITPRPMKITEYKTFMGRERSKVISEIVQQFTALKKGQQHPWTAAVKLQNKSKNFFKALLPYDHSRVRLDTDGSDVRADYINASYIKNHQEKVSFIAAQGPREGTKDDFWRMVWQEDVEIIVMLVDKDGTEQHSKDTQYWPDRVKTSKEYCDITVLLMESTSFRTHTVRKMNVLKGNKKVLTSVMQYEIPCWKYGGVPSESDDLISVIKQIKNYQKGGKRLLVHCSNGVGATGVFISLYDLMDVIKTKKEVSVFDVIEGMRKDRVNMVLTKVSIFDT, from the exons ATCAAGATGAATGTACATACAGCCATTTGTGTGATAGCAGCTCATCAACATGTATGAACACCATGGGCAGCTACATTTGTATATGTAAGTCCGGTTACACTGGTTCACCTTTCACACCTGGACTACCATCTACATGCACAG CTGATGTTACACCACCTGTCATCTCTGGTTGTCCAAGTGATATATTTCATACTGATGAGATTGGTACTACAAATTTTACTGTTTTCTGGACTGAACCCACTGCTACTGATAATTCTGGTACTGCTACATTTGTCTACCAGTCACATTCACCTGGATCAGGTTTCCTTTTTGGTAGAAATACAGTGACTTATATATATGCAGACCCAGCAGGAAACAATGCAGTCTGTACTTTTGATATCATTATACAAGAAg CTGATTTTACACCACCTGTCATCTCTGGTTGTCCAAGTGATATATTTCGTACTGTTGAGATTGGTGCTCTAGGTGTGACTGTTTCCTGGACTGAACCCACTGCTTCTGATAATTCTGGTACTGCTACACTGGGCAACCAGTCACATCCACGCAGATCAAGTTTCCTTGTTGGTAGGACTACAGTGACTTATAGATATGCAGACCCAGCAGGAAATGAAGCAGTCTGTACCTTTGATGTGATTGTACAAGAAG CGAGTGAGCCTCCTTCCCCACCTGTTTATCTAGTTGCCCTGGTGATTCCAGTCCTGCTCATCATTATTCTGTTGGTGGTGATAATCAAGCG AATCCGGCGAAAGCCTGCGAGTGAGTCTAAACCAGTAGATGAACAAGATGTTAATGCTG GAGTAACTGATGATCCTGGATATTACATAGCTCTAGACGAACAATCCAGAAATACTCCAGCTCCAAAATATCAAGATCTTAGCGAAAGAGAAGCTCCCACACAAGTATCAAGGTTTGAGAGGACCATTGTTGAAACAGCTGATGCAACACCCAAGGCTATTCCTCGTCAGGGCATTAAGAGACAGACCGACTACCAGTTTGAGGATGTCAACCTTGGAGAAACAGATGTTCGTAAATTACCAAGCGTTCCTCAGTCAGACCTGCAAAGTGAGGATGATACAGAATATGAAGACCCTGAGATGTTTGAGGAATACACAGGAGTTTATATTAACACTCTCAGAGCTAGCAAACCAATAACACCAAGACCAATGAAGATTACAGAGTATAAGACTTTCATGGGTAgagaaaggtcaaaggtcattagtgAAATTGTCCAACAATTCACA GCCCTCAAAAAAGGACAGCAACACCCTTGGACTGCAGCTGtaaagttacaaaataaatcaaaaaactTCTTCAAGGCTCTCTTGCCAT ATGATCATTCAAGGGTTAGGCTGGATACAGATGGCAGTGATGTTAGGGCTGACTATATCAATGCCAGTTACATCAAG AACCATCAGGAGAAGGTCTCTTTCATTGCTGCTCAAG GGCCAAGGGAGGGTACAAAAGATGATTTCTGGAGGATGGTTTGGCAAGAGGATGTAGAGATAATAGTGATGCTGGTAGATAAAGATGGAACTGAGCAg CATTCTAAGGATACACAATACTGGCCAGACAGAGTAAAAACAAGTAAAGAATATTGTGACATCACTGTCCTGCTGATGGAGTCAACATCCTTCAGGACACACACAGTCAGGAAAATGAATGTTCTCAAG GGCAATAAAAAAGTTCTTACTTCTGTGATGCAGTATGAGATTCCCTGTTGGAAGTACGGAGGTGTTCCTTCTGAGTCTGATGACCTCATCTCTGTAATCAAACAGATCAAGAATTATCAAAAAGGTGGCAAACGTTTACTGGTTCATTGTAG TAATGGTGTTGGTGCTACTGGTGTATTCATTAGTCTCTATGATCTGATGGATGTCATTAAAACCAAGAAGGAAGTCAGTGTGTTTGATGTCATAGAAGGAATGAGAAAAGACAGGGTGAACATGGTACTGACTAAAGTAAGTATATTTGATACATAG